Proteins encoded in a region of the Bradyrhizobium sp. CB3481 genome:
- the sppA gene encoding signal peptide peptidase SppA codes for MSLDSDVIVDRRRIRRKLTFWRLVAGLVTIAAIVTFGAIATRSGPAALTSAGSIARVNIEGLIRSDQQRVEALERLEKSSHVAVIVHINSPGGTTAGSEQLYDALVRLKAKKPVVVVVEGLAASGGYIAALAADQIVARQSSLVGSIGVLFQFPNFSELLKTVGVKVEEVKSSPLKAAPNGFEPTSPEARAAIDALVKDSYAWFRGLVKERRAMDEALLEKVADGRVFTGRQAVELKLVDQLGDEKAAVAWLVAEKKIKSDLPVRDYKLNPQFGDLTFLRTATSMALDALGLSSIARQIGAVQAVDQLSLDGMLALWRPSAPN; via the coding sequence ATGTCGCTCGATTCGGACGTGATCGTCGATCGCCGCAGGATTCGCCGCAAGCTGACCTTCTGGCGCCTGGTGGCGGGTCTCGTGACGATCGCGGCGATCGTCACCTTTGGCGCGATTGCGACCAGGAGCGGCCCCGCCGCGCTGACATCGGCCGGGTCAATCGCGCGCGTCAATATCGAGGGGCTGATCCGCAGCGACCAGCAACGCGTCGAGGCGCTGGAGCGGCTGGAGAAGTCGAGCCATGTCGCCGTCATCGTGCACATCAATTCGCCTGGCGGCACCACCGCCGGTTCTGAGCAGCTCTATGACGCGCTGGTGCGGCTGAAGGCGAAGAAGCCGGTGGTCGTCGTGGTCGAGGGCCTCGCCGCGTCGGGCGGCTACATCGCAGCGCTCGCCGCCGATCAAATCGTCGCGCGGCAGAGCTCGCTGGTCGGCTCGATCGGCGTGCTATTTCAGTTTCCGAACTTCAGCGAGCTATTGAAGACCGTCGGCGTGAAGGTCGAGGAGGTGAAATCCTCGCCATTGAAGGCTGCGCCGAACGGGTTTGAGCCGACCAGTCCGGAGGCACGCGCCGCGATCGATGCGCTGGTAAAGGACTCCTACGCCTGGTTCCGCGGCCTGGTGAAGGAACGGCGCGCCATGGATGAGGCGCTTTTGGAGAAGGTCGCGGACGGGCGCGTCTTCACCGGCCGCCAGGCGGTCGAACTGAAGCTCGTCGATCAGCTTGGCGATGAAAAAGCCGCCGTTGCATGGCTGGTCGCCGAGAAAAAGATCAAAAGCGATCTTCCGGTGCGCGATTACAAGCTGAATCCGCAGTTCGGCGACCTGACATTCCTGCGCACGGCGACCTCCATGGCGCTTGATGCGCTCGGCTTGAGTTCCATCGCGCGTCAGATCGGCGCAGTGCAGGCCGTCGATCAGCTCTCCCTCGACGGCATGCTGGCATTGTGGCGCCCGTCTGCGCCCAACTGA
- the rpsA gene encoding 30S ribosomal protein S1: MASITAASYNPTRDDFAAMLDESFAGGNLQESSVIKGKVVAIEKDMAVIDVGLKTEGRVALREFAGPGRESDLKVGDEVEVFLDRIENALGEAVLSRDKARREESWGKLEKAFQNNEKVHGVIFNQVKGGFTVDLDGAVAFLPRSQVDIRPIRDVAPLMNNSQPFQILKMDRRRGNIVVSRRTVLEETRAEQRQELVQNLEEGQVIDGVVKNITDYGAFVDLGGIDGLLHVTDIAWRRVNHPTEVLTIGQTVKVKIIKINHETHRISLGMKQLLDDPWQGIEAKYPLNARFTGRVTNITDYGAFVELEPGIEGLIHVSEMSWTKKNMHPGKIVSTSQEVEVQVLEVDSVKRRISLGLKQTMRNPWEVFVEKFPVGSTVEGEVKNKTEFGLFLGLDGDVDGMVHLSDLDWKLPGEQVIDNFKKGDMVKAVVLDVDVEKERISLGVKQLEGDPFAEPGDVKKGAVVTCEVLEVKEAGIEVKISGTDFTTFIKRSELARDRNDQRAERFAVGEKVDARVIQFDKKARKVQVSIKALEVAEEKEAIAQYGSSDSGATLGDILGTALKNREK; this comes from the coding sequence ATGGCTTCGATTACCGCTGCTTCCTATAATCCTACCCGTGACGATTTTGCTGCGATGCTGGACGAGTCCTTTGCCGGCGGCAATCTGCAGGAAAGCTCCGTCATCAAGGGCAAGGTGGTTGCAATTGAAAAGGACATGGCCGTCATCGACGTCGGCCTGAAGACCGAGGGCCGCGTCGCGCTGCGCGAATTCGCCGGCCCCGGCCGTGAAAGCGATCTCAAGGTCGGCGACGAAGTCGAGGTGTTCCTCGACCGGATCGAAAATGCGCTCGGTGAAGCCGTGCTGTCGCGCGACAAGGCGCGCCGCGAGGAGAGCTGGGGCAAGCTGGAGAAGGCGTTCCAGAACAACGAGAAGGTTCACGGCGTCATCTTCAACCAGGTCAAGGGCGGCTTTACTGTCGATCTCGACGGCGCCGTTGCCTTCCTGCCGCGCTCGCAGGTCGACATCCGTCCGATCCGCGACGTCGCGCCGCTGATGAACAACTCGCAGCCGTTCCAGATCCTCAAGATGGATCGCCGCCGCGGCAACATCGTGGTGTCGCGCCGCACGGTTCTCGAAGAGACCCGCGCCGAGCAGCGCCAGGAGCTGGTGCAGAACCTCGAAGAAGGCCAGGTGATCGACGGCGTGGTCAAGAACATCACCGATTACGGTGCGTTCGTTGATCTCGGCGGCATCGACGGCCTGCTCCACGTCACCGATATCGCCTGGCGCCGGGTCAACCACCCGACCGAGGTGCTGACCATCGGCCAGACCGTGAAGGTCAAGATCATCAAGATCAACCACGAGACCCACCGCATCTCGCTCGGCATGAAGCAGCTGCTGGACGATCCGTGGCAGGGCATCGAGGCGAAGTACCCACTGAACGCGCGCTTCACCGGCCGTGTCACCAACATCACCGACTACGGCGCGTTCGTCGAACTGGAGCCGGGCATCGAAGGCCTGATCCACGTCTCGGAGATGTCGTGGACCAAGAAGAACATGCACCCCGGCAAGATCGTCTCGACCTCGCAGGAAGTCGAAGTGCAGGTTCTCGAGGTGGATTCGGTCAAGCGCCGCATCTCGCTCGGCCTCAAGCAGACCATGCGCAACCCCTGGGAAGTCTTCGTCGAGAAGTTCCCGGTCGGTTCGACTGTCGAAGGCGAAGTCAAGAACAAGACTGAGTTCGGTCTGTTCCTCGGCCTCGATGGCGATGTCGACGGCATGGTGCATCTGTCCGACCTCGACTGGAAGCTGCCGGGTGAACAGGTCATCGACAACTTCAAGAAGGGTGACATGGTCAAGGCCGTGGTGCTCGACGTCGATGTCGAGAAGGAGCGCATCTCGCTCGGCGTCAAGCAGCTCGAAGGCGATCCCTTCGCCGAGCCCGGCGATGTCAAGAAGGGCGCGGTCGTCACTTGCGAAGTGCTCGAAGTGAAGGAAGCCGGCATCGAGGTGAAGATCTCGGGCACCGACTTCACCACCTTCATCAAGCGCTCCGAGCTCGCCCGTGACCGCAACGATCAGCGCGCCGAACGCTTCGCCGTCGGCGAGAAGGTCGATGCGCGCGTGATCCAGTTCGACAAGAAGGCCCGCAAGGTGCAGGTCTCGATCAAGGCGCTGGAAGTAGCCGAAGAGAAGGAAGCCATCGCGCAGTACGGCTCCTCCGATTCGGGCGCGACGCTGGGCGACATTCTCGGCACCGCGCTCAAGAACCGCGAGAAGTAA
- the cmk gene encoding (d)CMP kinase, whose amino-acid sequence MIIAIDGPAASGKGTLGKRLAHHYGYRHLDTGVIYRAVAKALLDQGFELTDEARAVAIAMELDPEKFGHPELKTQRIGDAASVVSAIPKVREALVNFQRQFAADPPGAVLDGRDIGTIICPDADVKIFVVADPQVRAHRRTLEARARGEEADEAAVLADILKRDERDKNRAAAPLKAAADAHILDNTNLDIEAGVRAAIAIVEAVRAGR is encoded by the coding sequence ATGATCATCGCCATCGACGGGCCGGCGGCATCCGGCAAGGGGACGCTCGGCAAACGCCTCGCCCATCATTACGGCTACCGCCATCTCGACACTGGCGTGATCTACCGCGCGGTGGCGAAGGCGCTGCTCGACCAGGGGTTTGAGCTGACCGACGAGGCGCGGGCGGTTGCGATTGCGATGGAGCTCGATCCCGAAAAGTTCGGCCATCCCGAACTTAAGACGCAGCGCATCGGTGATGCCGCATCGGTAGTGTCGGCAATCCCGAAAGTGCGCGAAGCTCTCGTCAACTTTCAGCGCCAGTTTGCGGCCGATCCGCCCGGCGCGGTGCTCGATGGGCGCGACATCGGCACTATCATCTGCCCGGATGCCGATGTGAAGATCTTCGTCGTGGCCGATCCGCAGGTGCGGGCCCACCGCCGGACTTTGGAAGCCCGCGCCCGCGGCGAGGAGGCCGACGAGGCGGCGGTGCTTGCCGACATCCTCAAGCGCGATGAACGGGACAAGAACCGCGCGGCCGCCCCGCTCAAGGCGGCGGCGGATGCCCATATTCTCGATAATACCAATCTCGACATCGAGGCCGGCGTGCGCGCCGCGATTGCCATCGTCGAGGCGGTCCGCGCCGGGCGGTGA
- a CDS encoding tripartite tricarboxylate transporter substrate binding protein, which yields MSAISRRRFIGSAAAASAIPLLGTSAKAQSDWPTKPIKIIAGYPAGGQTDLFARTYGEYIRIETGQNVVVENKAGASGSVAAVEAKRAAPDGYTLMFTIATTMIMNRVLIKDIPYDPEKDFVLVSIMPAGSLPFVVAEKTGAKTLAEFVAYAKKAEKVNVGTYGAGSYAHMAVAEMNKQYGLKMEAVHYRGEAPMWTDLAGGFIDGAHGSYSAALSVLQSGRGRAVAVSRKRMSTLPNVPSFAEQGTTSPIFKLTGFQCCAVPTGTPAAIVQKLSKLLVAGGKTEKVLQLMKSFGVDDTAMTFEETQKLYKEESPIWLEAVTSLGLAPS from the coding sequence ATGAGCGCGATTTCACGGCGTCGTTTTATCGGTAGCGCAGCAGCCGCTTCGGCCATCCCGCTGCTCGGGACTTCGGCGAAGGCGCAGTCCGACTGGCCGACCAAGCCGATCAAGATCATCGCCGGCTACCCGGCCGGAGGGCAGACCGATTTGTTCGCGCGAACCTATGGCGAATATATCCGGATCGAGACCGGCCAGAACGTGGTGGTGGAAAACAAGGCCGGCGCTTCGGGATCGGTCGCCGCAGTGGAAGCCAAGCGCGCCGCGCCCGATGGCTACACGCTGATGTTCACCATCGCGACGACGATGATCATGAACCGCGTTCTGATCAAGGATATCCCTTACGATCCCGAAAAGGATTTTGTCCTCGTCTCGATCATGCCGGCGGGCAGCCTGCCGTTCGTTGTCGCCGAGAAGACAGGTGCAAAAACGCTCGCCGAATTTGTTGCCTATGCCAAGAAGGCCGAGAAGGTCAACGTCGGCACCTATGGCGCAGGCTCCTACGCGCACATGGCGGTCGCCGAAATGAACAAGCAGTATGGTCTCAAGATGGAAGCGGTCCATTATCGCGGCGAAGCGCCGATGTGGACCGACCTTGCCGGCGGATTCATCGATGGCGCGCACGGCAGCTATTCCGCCGCGTTGTCGGTGCTGCAGAGCGGCCGCGGCCGTGCGGTCGCCGTCTCGCGCAAGCGCATGTCGACCTTGCCGAACGTCCCGTCCTTTGCCGAGCAGGGCACGACATCGCCGATTTTCAAGCTGACCGGATTCCAGTGCTGCGCCGTGCCCACGGGTACGCCGGCGGCGATCGTTCAGAAGCTGTCGAAACTGCTCGTCGCCGGCGGCAAGACCGAAAAGGTGCTGCAGCTCATGAAGTCATTCGGCGTCGACGATACCGCGATGACCTTCGAGGAGACGCAGAAGCTCTACAAGGAGGAATCGCCGATCTGGCTTGAAGCCGTGACTAGCCTTGGGCTAGCGCCGTCCTGA
- the aroA gene encoding 3-phosphoshikimate 1-carboxyvinyltransferase yields MTHSATPTPLESRAGGPLAGKVHVPGDKSISHRALILGALSVGETRISGLLEGEDVLNTAKSMRALGAKVERTGPFAWQVRGVGVGGFAQPAAPLDFGNSGTGCRLVMGAAAGCPITAVFDGDASLRSRPMRRILDPLELMGARTGEAREGGRLPLTLHGAREPVPILYRTPVASAQIKSAVLLAGLAAPGVTTVIEQEASRDHTELMLKHFGAEIVSVKEGAHGRKITLTGEPELHGANVVVPADPSSAAFPIVAALIVEGSDVTFSDVMTNPLRTGLFTTLREMGASIEESDVRGDAGEPMAALRVRASKLRGVEVPPERAPSMIDEYLVLAVAAAFAEGTTIMRGLQELRVKESDRLEATAAMLRVNGVKVAIDGDDLIVEGHGHVPGGGLVATHMDHRIAMSALVMGLAADKPVKVDDTTFIATSFPDFIPMMRSLGAEFA; encoded by the coding sequence TTGACCCATTCCGCTACGCCCACTCCGTTGGAATCCCGTGCCGGCGGCCCCTTGGCCGGCAAAGTACATGTTCCCGGCGACAAGTCGATTTCCCACCGCGCCCTCATTCTGGGGGCGCTTTCGGTCGGCGAAACCCGGATTTCGGGGCTTCTCGAGGGCGAAGACGTGCTTAACACCGCCAAATCGATGCGGGCGCTGGGCGCCAAGGTCGAGCGGACCGGCCCGTTCGCCTGGCAGGTCCGGGGTGTCGGGGTTGGCGGCTTCGCCCAGCCGGCCGCGCCACTCGATTTCGGCAATTCCGGTACCGGGTGCCGGCTGGTGATGGGGGCGGCCGCCGGATGTCCGATCACGGCCGTCTTCGATGGCGACGCCTCGCTGCGGTCCCGCCCGATGCGGCGGATCCTCGATCCCCTCGAATTGATGGGCGCCAGGACTGGCGAAGCCCGGGAGGGCGGCCGCCTGCCGCTGACGCTGCACGGCGCGCGCGAGCCGGTGCCGATCCTTTACCGGACCCCGGTGGCCTCGGCCCAGATCAAGTCGGCGGTGCTGCTGGCCGGATTGGCCGCACCGGGCGTCACCACGGTCATCGAGCAGGAGGCCAGCCGCGACCATACCGAGCTGATGCTGAAACATTTCGGCGCCGAGATCGTCTCAGTCAAAGAAGGTGCCCACGGCCGCAAGATTACGCTGACGGGCGAGCCCGAGCTGCATGGCGCCAACGTCGTCGTGCCGGCCGATCCGTCGTCCGCGGCATTCCCGATCGTGGCGGCGCTGATCGTCGAGGGCTCCGACGTAACCTTCTCCGATGTGATGACCAATCCGCTGCGCACCGGCCTGTTCACGACGCTGCGCGAGATGGGCGCTTCGATCGAGGAGAGCGACGTCCGCGGCGATGCCGGCGAGCCGATGGCCGCCTTGCGCGTGCGCGCCTCGAAGCTGCGCGGCGTCGAGGTGCCGCCGGAGCGCGCGCCGTCGATGATCGACGAGTATCTGGTGCTGGCGGTCGCCGCCGCCTTCGCCGAGGGCACCACGATCATGCGCGGCCTGCAGGAATTGCGCGTCAAGGAATCCGATCGCCTGGAGGCGACCGCCGCCATGCTGCGGGTCAACGGCGTCAAGGTCGCGATCGACGGCGACGATCTGATCGTCGAGGGCCACGGGCATGTGCCGGGCGGCGGCCTCGTCGCCACCCACATGGATCACCGCATCGCGATGTCGGCACTGGTGATGGGGCTCGCCGCCGACAAGCCGGTCAAGGTCGACGACACCACCTTCATCGCCACCAGCTTCCCGGATTTCATTCCGATGATGCGTTCGCTGGGCGCGGAGTTTGCGTAA
- a CDS encoding TIGR02300 family protein: MAKSDLGTKRICPTTGKKFYDLNKNPVISPYTGEVVPIAPIAPPRGRGEAARAAAATTAADMPEPAEAEELVSLEEADAEENTGKVKAQVPESEDDIEIDETIEDDDDDDSTFIPDEEEGDEDVTDIIGDVGGDEET; this comes from the coding sequence GTGGCCAAATCCGACCTCGGAACCAAGCGCATTTGCCCGACCACGGGTAAGAAATTCTACGACCTGAATAAGAACCCCGTGATCTCGCCCTATACCGGCGAGGTGGTGCCGATCGCGCCGATTGCGCCGCCCCGCGGGCGTGGCGAAGCCGCACGCGCCGCCGCAGCGACCACCGCCGCCGACATGCCGGAGCCCGCCGAGGCCGAAGAGTTGGTCTCGCTCGAGGAGGCCGACGCCGAGGAGAATACCGGCAAGGTCAAGGCCCAGGTTCCCGAATCGGAGGACGACATCGAAATCGATGAGACCATCGAGGATGATGACGACGACGATTCCACCTTCATTCCCGACGAGGAAGAAGGGGACGAAGACGTGACTGACATCATCGGTGATGTCGGAGGTGATGAAGAGACTTGA
- a CDS encoding GIY-YIG nuclease family protein has protein sequence MKYVYILESLDSLHFYVGITDDLRARLAKHNAGEVPHTSKHGPWRIKTYVAFRDAAQAVAFERYLKSASGRAFAKKRL, from the coding sequence ATGAAATACGTCTACATTCTCGAAAGTCTCGACTCCCTGCATTTCTATGTCGGCATTACCGACGACCTGCGCGCGCGATTGGCGAAGCACAACGCCGGCGAGGTCCCGCACACATCAAAGCACGGGCCATGGCGAATAAAGACCTACGTAGCGTTTCGTGACGCAGCGCAGGCTGTCGCGTTCGAAAGATATCTGAAGTCGGCGTCCGGCCGCGCCTTCGCCAAGAAGCGCCTCTGA
- a CDS encoding MarR family transcriptional regulator, translating into MAKKSSADFPLRLDNQICFAVYSTAHAFNRVYKPLLDRLGLTYPQYLVMLVLWERDGVPVKDIGERLFLDSGTLTPLLKRLEAAELIKRTRSTEDERQVLIALTARGEALREKARAVPQSILAASDCSVGELVAMKNEIVALRDRLNAVLGE; encoded by the coding sequence ATGGCCAAGAAATCTTCGGCGGACTTTCCGCTGCGGCTCGACAATCAGATCTGCTTTGCGGTGTATTCCACCGCGCATGCGTTCAACCGCGTCTACAAGCCGCTGCTGGACAGGCTCGGGCTAACTTACCCGCAATATCTTGTCATGCTGGTGCTGTGGGAGCGCGACGGCGTGCCGGTGAAAGATATCGGCGAGCGGCTGTTCCTGGATTCCGGCACGCTGACGCCGCTGCTCAAGCGGCTGGAGGCGGCCGAGCTGATCAAGCGAACACGTAGCACCGAGGACGAGCGGCAGGTGCTGATCGCGCTGACCGCCAGGGGCGAGGCGCTCAGGGAAAAAGCCCGCGCCGTGCCGCAGTCGATCCTTGCGGCGTCGGATTGTTCGGTCGGCGAACTGGTCGCGATGAAGAACGAAATCGTCGCGCTGCGCGACCGGTTGAATGCGGTGTTGGGGGAATAG
- a CDS encoding organic hydroperoxide resistance protein: protein MSVNVLYKTSAQATGGRDGHAATLDGALDVKLTTPKELGGGGGAGNNPEQLFAAGYAACFIGAMKFVASQGGPKVPADATVTSTVGIGPRSEGGFGLDVELAVSLPGVAKADAEALVAKAHQVCPYSNATRGNVDVRLTVV, encoded by the coding sequence ATGTCCGTGAACGTGCTCTACAAGACCAGCGCCCAGGCCACCGGCGGCCGCGACGGCCATGCTGCGACCCTCGATGGCGCGCTCGACGTCAAGCTCACCACCCCGAAGGAGCTGGGCGGCGGCGGTGGTGCGGGCAACAATCCCGAGCAGCTGTTCGCGGCGGGCTATGCCGCCTGCTTCATCGGCGCGATGAAGTTCGTTGCTTCTCAGGGCGGCCCGAAGGTTCCGGCGGACGCCACCGTGACCTCCACCGTCGGCATCGGCCCGCGCTCGGAGGGCGGCTTTGGCCTCGACGTCGAACTCGCCGTGTCGCTGCCCGGCGTTGCCAAGGCGGACGCCGAAGCGCTGGTCGCGAAGGCGCACCAGGTGTGCCCCTATTCCAACGCCACGCGCGGCAATGTGGATGTGCGCCTGACGGTCGTCTGA
- a CDS encoding CaiB/BaiF CoA-transferase family protein: MSSTGAMTGLRVIDLTRVLGGPYCTQILADHGADVIKVEPPAGDEVRDWGPPFHEEDAAYFVGINRNKRSVGLDLSSEGGRAVLLKMLETADVLIENFKPGTLDKWGIGNEVLRAKFPRLVHCRISGFGADGPRGGNPGYDAIIQAMTGMIAATGSPESGPMRIGVPLVDITTGLYAAIGILMALSERQRSGLGQFLETTLYETGLAIMHPHTANYFMHGKPPSLTGNEHPNLVPYAIFPTKTDNIFIGVGNDGTFRKLAKEIGKPELGTDPRFARNKDRIANREALRAELAAVFSQHEAEPLCNRLLAAGLPAGPVQKIDQALTNPHTLHRGDIISKDWYKGVASPIRMDRTKPSLRRTPPKFSQHTSEVLGEFGYSKSEIEALVAKGAVCGTERKR; encoded by the coding sequence ATGAGTTCTACCGGCGCGATGACCGGCCTGCGCGTGATCGATCTGACGCGCGTGCTCGGCGGCCCCTATTGCACGCAAATCCTCGCCGACCATGGCGCCGACGTCATCAAGGTCGAACCGCCGGCCGGCGACGAGGTGCGCGACTGGGGTCCTCCCTTCCACGAGGAGGACGCGGCCTATTTCGTCGGCATCAACCGCAACAAGCGCTCCGTCGGGCTCGACCTGTCGTCCGAGGGTGGGCGCGCGGTTCTCCTGAAGATGCTGGAGACGGCGGACGTCCTGATCGAGAATTTCAAGCCGGGCACGCTCGACAAATGGGGCATCGGCAACGAGGTGTTGCGCGCGAAATTCCCGCGGCTGGTGCATTGCCGGATCTCCGGCTTCGGCGCCGACGGCCCGCGCGGCGGCAATCCCGGCTATGACGCGATCATCCAGGCCATGACCGGCATGATCGCCGCGACCGGCTCGCCGGAAAGCGGCCCGATGCGGATCGGCGTTCCCCTCGTCGATATCACCACCGGGCTTTATGCGGCGATCGGCATTTTGATGGCGCTGTCGGAGCGGCAGCGTTCCGGTTTGGGACAGTTTCTCGAAACCACGCTGTACGAGACCGGCCTTGCGATCATGCACCCGCACACCGCGAACTATTTCATGCATGGCAAGCCGCCTTCGCTCACCGGCAACGAGCATCCGAACCTCGTTCCGTACGCGATCTTCCCGACCAAGACCGACAACATCTTCATCGGCGTCGGCAATGACGGCACCTTCCGTAAGCTGGCCAAAGAGATCGGCAAGCCTGAGCTCGGCACCGATCCGCGCTTTGCGCGCAACAAGGACCGCATCGCCAACCGCGAGGCACTGCGCGCCGAGCTTGCCGCCGTGTTCAGCCAGCACGAGGCTGAGCCGCTCTGCAATCGCCTGCTGGCGGCGGGCCTGCCGGCCGGCCCGGTGCAGAAGATCGACCAGGCGCTGACCAATCCGCATACGCTGCACCGCGGCGACATCATCTCGAAGGATTGGTACAAGGGCGTCGCCTCGCCGATCCGGATGGATCGGACCAAGCCGAGCCTGCGGCGGACGCCGCCGAAATTCAGCCAGCACACCTCGGAAGTGCTGGGCGAGTTCGGCTATTCCAAGAGCGAGATCGAGGCGCTGGTCGCCAAGGGCGCGGTCTGCGGCACCGAGCGCAAGCGGTAA